Below is a window of Methylosinus sp. PW1 DNA.
CTGATGGTCTTCTACGAGCGCGCGTCCGGCGCGCGCATGCACGCCAATTATTTCCGCTTCGGCGGCGTGCATCAGGATTTGCCGGCGGCGCTGATCGACGACATAGAGGCCTTTTGCGATCCCTTCCTCGCGACCTGCGACGATCTCGAAGGATTGCTCACCGACAATCGCATCTTCAAGGAGCGCAATGTCGATATCGGCGCGGTGACGCTCGAGCAGGCCTGGGGCCTCGGATTCTCCGGCGTGTTCCTGCGCGCTTGCGGCGCGCCATGGGATTTGCGCAAGGCGCAGCCCTATGAATGCTACGAGGAGATGGATTTCGACATTCCGGTCGGACGCCATGGCGATTGCTACGACCGCTATTGCGTGCGCATGGAGGAGATGCGCCAATCGATCCGCATCATGCGGCAATGCGTCCAGAAGCTGCGCGCCGCGGACGGACAGGGCGCCGTCGCCGTCCTCGACGGCAAGATCACGCCGCCGCGGCGCGAGCAGATGAAGCGCTCGATGGAGGCGACGATCGAGCAGTTCAAGCTCTACAGCGAGGGAATCCACGTGCCCGCTGGCGAGGTCTATGCGGCGGTGGAGGCGCCCAAGGGCGAGTTCGGCGTCTATCTCGTCTCCCATGGGCTCAACAAGCCCTATCGCTGCAAGCTGCGCCCGCCCTCCTTCGCCCATCTCGCGGCGACCGACCGGCTCTCGACCGGCCATATGCTCGCGGATGTCGCCGCCATCGTCGGCTCGCTGGACATCGTCTTCGGAGAAATCGACCGCTGAGAAGGAGGATGAAAATGCCGACCCTCGCAGAAAAGACACCCCTCGCAGAAAAGAGCTGCACGCCCTGCCGCGGCGGCGTTCCGCCGCTCGGACGCGCCGAGGCCGAGGCGCTGCTCGCCGCGGCGCCGGACTGGACGCTGATGGACGAGGCGCGCCGCATCGAGCGCGGCTTCCGCTTCGGCAATTTCCGCGAGGCGGCCGAATTCGTGCGCCAGATCGGCGAATTGGCCGAGGCCGAAGGCCACCACCCGGACATCGCCTTCGGCTGGGGCTATGCGACGATCTCCTTGCAGACGAAAAAGATCGGCGGCCTGCACGAGAACGACGTCATCATGGCGACGAAGATCGACCGCATCTTCGCACGCTGGCAGGGATTGCCGGCCGGCCGCATGTGAGCGACGCCCCCGCCTTTTCAAACGCCCCGCGCTCTTGTAGATATCTTAGCGAAGTCCCGGTAGCTCAGCAGGATAGAGCAACGGTTTCCTAAACCGTAGGTCAGGGGTTCGAATCCCTTCCGGGACGCCATATGAACGATGCTGGGAAATTGCCGACAGTCTTTCCCTCAATGCTGGTCGCTCTTGCGACCGCCTTCAAGGCGATAGTAGCAATACCAAAAAAAGCACACGATAGCGCGTGTCACGAGGAGGTCTGTTTGCGACAATCCGTGTCCATGAATGAGGCCGGACAGGAAAGCCCGGTTGCGAGCTTCCGAGCCGGGACCGAACTGATTGGGTCAGAAGCCGGTCTGACCTATGACCATTTTATTTTTTCGTCCCGCCGCAGCGGTTGCCTGACGCGCGGTCCGAGATTGAGCTTAGCGAAAGGCGTCCATCTCATTAAAATTCAAGGTGAAAATTTCGGGCTGTCCGGCCTCGACGACAGCTTTATTGAAATTTTCGATGCGGCCGGCCGCAGCCGATACAAGCAGTCTCTGCTAGCCGGAATCAGCCACGATCAAAAAACGCTTGCCTCGTTCATCTATACCAGCCCAGAATATGAGGAGGGTTTAGAAATTTGCATATCCGTGTCCGAAGGCGCAAATATTCGTATCGACTCGATCGAAATTCAACCAACAAGGTATATGCACGAATTTTCTATACTAAATAAGTCGTATAGAAAAGATTTGATATGGACTGTCACGCTCTATCGCTCTTGGTGCCGATTTACAGAAATAAAGCACCCCTTCTATATTGTTGTACCGGAAAGCGACCTATCTATATTCATCGACGCTTTCACCACCGAGATGGAGAACGGCCAGATTTCCCGCTTCCCCAATGTTCTTTCTGAGGAGTGGGTCTTGGCGTCCGCAAATATAGAACCCTCCCCCGGAATGTCCGGGTGGCATATTCAGCAGCTGATAAAGCTGTGCTTTTCAAAGCTAAAAATTGCCGCCAACTATCTTACGATGGATAGCACAATGCTATTCACGAAAAAATTCGACCATTCGTCTCTTTTGTATGATGGTTCAATCTTTACTGCAGCGACTCCGATCTCCAAAATTGATTTTTTTGATCAGCTTCGAAATAACAATGAGGACGGCTGGCTCGATGGCACGATCGTCAATATTTCAGAATCGTTCAATAGAATTTGTACGGTGATGGAGAACCACACTGAGAGCACGAACGCCTATATATCTTGTACGGGCATGTTCAACTCCGATTTGTCGGCCGAACTCGACGCATTCGCGCATAGCAGAGGCGTGAATGGTTTCGTCGGCCTGATACAAATCGCCCCTTACGAGTTCGCCTGGTACGGAGAATTCGTCTACTCGCAAAAACGGTCGCGCTTTGTCCCGCATGACCCCCATTTGATGACGCTGGCGCAATCAGCGGAACAAGCGGAGATGATCGATCGATGCGAATTCAACACGCATACTCATCACTTCGGTGTGATGTTGCAGCTGCCAGCGGCCGACCTCTGCGACCCCGAAAGCCTTTATAACGCAATTGCCGAAGGCCGCCTCAGATGATGATCGAGGGGACGCGCGCTTGCAAAAAAGAGCGAGTCCCCCCGCCTCACGAAAAATGCCGCTCCTTCATCAAATCCACCTCGAGCCGAGCTTGGAACAGCGTGGTTTCGACATCGTCGGTGAGCGGCAGACGGAACTGACCCACCCCGGAAATCGCGCTGCGCGGATATTGATAGAGCAAGGAGCCGCTGTCGGCGTCGCCGCCGCCTGTCGCAGCGATGCGTGGCGTTGACTGCAGCCGGTCGAAGGACGCCTGAATCGCGTCGAAACGGCGCAACGTGTTCTCATGCGTCGCCGTGATATGGCTGAAAATATGCTGGAGCCGATCATGCAGCGCCTGGGGGACGTCCGGCGACGGCATTTCCAAAGGCGATCG
It encodes the following:
- a CDS encoding NADH-quinone oxidoreductase subunit D produces the protein MSLGQRTQPRPRPGEERSFTLNFGPVHPAAHGVLRLVLELDGEVVVHADPHIGFLHRGTEKLIEDKTYLQALPYFDRLDYVAPINQEHAFCLAAERLLGLIPPRRAQLIRVLYCEIGRLLSHLLNITSWASDCGALTPNLWGFEEREKLMVFYERASGARMHANYFRFGGVHQDLPAALIDDIEAFCDPFLATCDDLEGLLTDNRIFKERNVDIGAVTLEQAWGLGFSGVFLRACGAPWDLRKAQPYECYEEMDFDIPVGRHGDCYDRYCVRMEEMRQSIRIMRQCVQKLRAADGQGAVAVLDGKITPPRREQMKRSMEATIEQFKLYSEGIHVPAGEVYAAVEAPKGEFGVYLVSHGLNKPYRCKLRPPSFAHLAATDRLSTGHMLADVAAIVGSLDIVFGEIDR
- a CDS encoding 4a-hydroxytetrahydrobiopterin dehydratase — protein: MKMPTLAEKTPLAEKSCTPCRGGVPPLGRAEAEALLAAAPDWTLMDEARRIERGFRFGNFREAAEFVRQIGELAEAEGHHPDIAFGWGYATISLQTKKIGGLHENDVIMATKIDRIFARWQGLPAGRM
- a CDS encoding DUF6492 family protein, producing MNDAGKLPTVFPSMLVALATAFKAIVAIPKKAHDSACHEEVCLRQSVSMNEAGQESPVASFRAGTELIGSEAGLTYDHFIFSSRRSGCLTRGPRLSLAKGVHLIKIQGENFGLSGLDDSFIEIFDAAGRSRYKQSLLAGISHDQKTLASFIYTSPEYEEGLEICISVSEGANIRIDSIEIQPTRYMHEFSILNKSYRKDLIWTVTLYRSWCRFTEIKHPFYIVVPESDLSIFIDAFTTEMENGQISRFPNVLSEEWVLASANIEPSPGMSGWHIQQLIKLCFSKLKIAANYLTMDSTMLFTKKFDHSSLLYDGSIFTAATPISKIDFFDQLRNNNEDGWLDGTIVNISESFNRICTVMENHTESTNAYISCTGMFNSDLSAELDAFAHSRGVNGFVGLIQIAPYEFAWYGEFVYSQKRSRFVPHDPHLMTLAQSAEQAEMIDRCEFNTHTHHFGVMLQLPAADLCDPESLYNAIAEGRLR